One window of the Tachypleus tridentatus isolate NWPU-2018 chromosome 10, ASM421037v1, whole genome shotgun sequence genome contains the following:
- the LOC143228802 gene encoding protein WWC3-like isoform X1 — translation MGQVIVVRAKHHYSSSTELKTINLQTSLDLVLDLQASHRRLNFLQHEISRLKEMKQQLQDAKLSSSCTVPSTLEAKKQIKCPRIKETKDKTEEQVKENLKQAKREIYKLKRNRNNHPDVSSFREKMAFFTRSNVIPFTPTNEGIESVIHTK, via the exons ATGGGTCAGGTTATAGTGGTACGTGCCAAACACCATTATTCTTCGTCCACTGAATTGAAAACTATTAACTTGCAAACATCGCTAGACCTAGTGCTAGACCTTCAAGCTTCTCACAGACGGCTAAACTTCTTACAACATGAAATTTCCAGACTAAAGGAAATGAAACAGCAACTTCAGGATGCAAAGCTTTCCA GTAGCTGTACTGTGCCATCTACACTAGAAGCAAAAAAGCAGATAAAGTGTCCTCGAATTAAA gaaactaaagataaaactgaagaacaagtgaaagaaaatttaaagcaAGCAAAAAGAGAGATTTACAAACTGAAGAGAAATAGAAATAACCATCCTGATGTTTCAAGTTTCAG GGAGAAAATGGCATTCTTCACTCGGTCTAACGTCATTCCATTCACCCCTACAAACGAAGGCATAGAAAGCGTgatacacacaaaataa
- the LOC143228802 gene encoding uncharacterized protein LOC143228802 isoform X2, with amino-acid sequence MQSFPVSSCTVPSTLEAKKQIKCPRIKETKDKTEEQVKENLKQAKREIYKLKRNRNNHPDVSSFREKMAFFTRSNVIPFTPTNEGIESVIHTK; translated from the exons ATGCAAAGCTTTCCAGTTA GTAGCTGTACTGTGCCATCTACACTAGAAGCAAAAAAGCAGATAAAGTGTCCTCGAATTAAA gaaactaaagataaaactgaagaacaagtgaaagaaaatttaaagcaAGCAAAAAGAGAGATTTACAAACTGAAGAGAAATAGAAATAACCATCCTGATGTTTCAAGTTTCAG GGAGAAAATGGCATTCTTCACTCGGTCTAACGTCATTCCATTCACCCCTACAAACGAAGGCATAGAAAGCGTgatacacacaaaataa